The window TGGCTGGCACACGGTGGCCGCCGCGCTTGCCAACCCGGACCGCCAGATCCGCAAGCTTTACCTCACCGAGAACGCCGCGAAGCGCCTTGCCGACGAAAACATCGCGACCCGGGTCACCCCGGAGATCGTCCGGCCCGGCGACATCGACCGGCGCCTCACCCCCGATGCCGTGCATCAGGGCCTCTTGGCGGAGGCCGACCCCCTGCCCTCGCCCGGCATCGACACGCTGGCGCAGGAGGGCATCGTGCTGGTGCTCGACCAGATCACCGATCCGCACAATGTCGGTGCCATCTTGCGCTCGGCCGCGGCATTTGCGGTGAAGGCGATCGTCACCACCGCCCGCCACAGCCCGGAGGCCACCGGCGTGCTGGCGAAGTCCGCCTCCGGCGCGCTCGAGCTGGTCCCGATGGTCACCGTGCAGAATCTGGCGCGCGCGCTGAACGAACTGAACGACCACGGCTTTCAGACCGTCGGCCTCGACAGCGAGGGCACCGAGGATCTCGGCAAGGTTCAATTGCAGCAGCCGCTCGCGCTGGTGCTCGGCGCCGAAGGCAAGGGCTTGCGGCAATTGACGCGCGAGACCTGCCGCGTCGTCGCCCGCCTCGACATGCCCGGCGAGATCAAGAGCCTCAACGTGTCGAACGCCTGTGTGCTCGCGCTCTATATCGGCGCCAGCCGGCTCGGGCTGATGGGTTAGTTTGATAGTTGGATGGGGCCGAGATCTTGTTCACCTCTCCCGCTTGCGGACCAGGGGGCTTGCGAGGCGGCGCTCGCATGATTTCGGAATATTCGAAATATATCCCTGATTTGCCCGACGTGTCAAGTCGCCCTGTCGAACGCCGGCAACCGCCGGCTCCTTTGCATGGGGTTGTTTTCGATATTTTGGCAGCGCGCACCTGCGGCGGTCGCATGCGGGGGGTGCGGCGCCCTTTGCGGAAGCGACCTCACTTCAATTGTCAAACGAAGAACGCCCGCTCGCTTGACGCAAACGGGCGCTGATGTCTTCGACCGGGTCTCGAACCGATCGTCGGATCAGTAGTAGCGGCGCAGCACCGGATGGCCGTAGCGGTGTGGCGCGTAGCCGTAGCGATAGCCGTAGTGCGCACGGTAGGGCCGATAGTGATGGCGGTAGCCGTAGTGACGGTAGCCATAGTGGCGATAGCCGTAATACGGACGGCCGTAACCCTCGCGGTAGTACGGACGCGGCGCCCAATTGCCCGGGCCGGTGTAGCTCGGTCCCTGGTTGACGTAATAGTACTGCTGCGCTGCGTCGGGGTAGGCCGCATCCGGGTCAGGCAGGCGTTCGACCGCGCCGTAACCGCCATAGCCGTAGCCGTAGCCGTAGCCACCGCAGCCGCCGCAGCCGCCGCAGCCGCCGCAGCCGTAATTCACGACGGGCGCGGAATAGCCGCAAGGGTTGAAACCGCACGCCATTGCGGGCGCGGTCACCATGACGGCCACGGCCGCAATCAGTCCTTTGATCATTTGACGCATTACTCTCTCCTGATGGTCTCTCTGTTCGTCGCGTAGCTCTTGGTGGCTATGAAGGCGCCCCCGTTCGAGGGGCAGTTGATTTAGGGTCCTCGGGGACGCGGTGGCCGCGGGACCGGTCCCGGCAGCGGCTGCGGCCCGTTGAATTGCGGCGCGTAGATCACCGGCGGCGGATCGACCGGCACGCTGGACTGCGCCGGCAGCGGCGCGGACCGCGCCGACCATGATTCGTGATAGCTCTCGGCCGGCTGCGGCAGGCGGCGGTTGGCCGGCGGCTCGATCTCGAGGCGGCCGTAACCCGGCATGTGGCCGAGGCTTGGATAATAATGGCCGACATTCGGCTCGGGATCGATCGGGCGGCCGCCATAGACGGTCGGCACCATCGAGTCGTTGCGGGCCAGCCCCATGGCACTTTCGACCACGGCGTAGGAGGCGTCGACGCCATTGATGATGATGGGCACGCCAGGGCGATTGGGCACGACAATGTCGAAGCCGCCGCCGGCCAGCGCCGTCGAGGTCATCGCAGCCAATATCGTCAGCGCAAGACTTCCGCGCATGTTCTACCCAGCGTCCCGAATTGTTCCACCCGCAGCCTAATCCAACGGCTTGGCGGAAGGGTTAAGGACGCGGCCCAAACTGGCGGTAAGCCTAACGCGTAAGCATCGGCATCCGGTCAATGCGGCCGTGAGGGATCAGGAATCGTTAACGGCGGTCCGGCGCACGTTGGCTGCGTCAGGTAAACGCGTTCTCGATGATCGAGTGGATGCCGATCGCAATCGTGACCGCGCCGACCGCCATTTGCAGGCCGCGATTGGCCCAGGTCAGCCAGCGTGCGGAGGCCGCGAGCGGCA of the Bradyrhizobium quebecense genome contains:
- the rlmB gene encoding 23S rRNA (guanosine(2251)-2'-O)-methyltransferase RlmB gives rise to the protein MSDRDRKPNFRGKGGKPFQKGPKFGRPPAWRERESGSDGPVILYGWHTVAAALANPDRQIRKLYLTENAAKRLADENIATRVTPEIVRPGDIDRRLTPDAVHQGLLAEADPLPSPGIDTLAQEGIVLVLDQITDPHNVGAILRSAAAFAVKAIVTTARHSPEATGVLAKSASGALELVPMVTVQNLARALNELNDHGFQTVGLDSEGTEDLGKVQLQQPLALVLGAEGKGLRQLTRETCRVVARLDMPGEIKSLNVSNACVLALYIGASRLGLMG